The following coding sequences lie in one Chthonomonadales bacterium genomic window:
- a CDS encoding tetratricopeptide repeat protein yields MGAAILGVYAVALGLIIASIPVVKLIRWWIDGGVDGGLAAAGILLYFGLLAGAMAADSALKVIVVLVLLASAIVGPALESAWSAKQLRRMEDDDLDRYVRVLEGNPEDPVARIALAECLFKRGHIEQAIEHMRWTLERHPRVGHAHRAQLDYWLRERERQSTPAPLICHMCHAENPPGAPRCVSCDAPFGSRQAMREGIARDGGPVRILRGWIVVGSTMLVSMFALIELPAIVAGPIIVGALIVGAWTFLRWVGGDLGRAVS; encoded by the coding sequence ATGGGCGCGGCAATCCTGGGCGTCTACGCCGTGGCGCTCGGGCTCATCATCGCCTCGATCCCCGTCGTCAAGTTGATCCGGTGGTGGATTGACGGGGGCGTCGACGGCGGCCTCGCGGCGGCGGGCATCCTGCTGTACTTCGGCCTCCTGGCCGGCGCCATGGCGGCCGACTCGGCGCTGAAGGTGATCGTCGTGCTTGTCCTCCTGGCCAGTGCGATCGTGGGGCCGGCACTCGAGTCCGCGTGGAGCGCGAAGCAGTTGCGGAGGATGGAGGACGATGACCTCGACCGCTATGTGCGCGTCCTGGAGGGGAATCCGGAGGACCCGGTGGCTCGCATCGCCCTGGCGGAGTGCCTGTTCAAGCGCGGCCACATCGAGCAGGCCATCGAGCACATGCGGTGGACACTCGAACGGCACCCGCGGGTGGGCCACGCACATCGCGCGCAACTCGACTACTGGCTCCGCGAGCGCGAGCGTCAGTCCACTCCCGCACCCCTCATCTGCCACATGTGCCACGCCGAGAACCCGCCTGGAGCGCCGAGGTGCGTGAGCTGCGACGCCCCGTTCGGGTCGCGGCAGGCGATGCGCGAGGGCATCGCGCGCGACGGCGGGCCGGTCCGCATCCTGCGGGGCTGGATCGTGGTGGGCAGCACGATGCTCGTCTCGATGTTCGCCCTGATCGAGCTGCCCGCCATCGTCGCGGGCCCCATCATCGTCGGCGCGCTCATCGTGGGGGCGTGGACCTTCCTGCGGTGGGTGGGAGGTGACCTCGGTCGCGCCGTTTCGTGA
- the smpB gene encoding SsrA-binding protein SmpB yields MNRTRPSPQTERDPNARRTVLTNRRARHEYEILDTIDAGIELRGTEVKSIRAGQVDIQDAYARIENGQVWLHNMHVRPYEHGSHWNEEPRRPRRLLLHRREIGQLRVRVEHKGLSLVPLSLFFQRGYAKLEIGLGRGKRLYDRREAIARRDEERQRQRDLAARE; encoded by the coding sequence GTGAACCGAACCAGGCCATCGCCACAGACCGAGCGCGACCCGAACGCGCGCCGCACCGTGCTCACCAACCGGCGGGCACGGCACGAGTACGAGATTCTGGATACCATCGACGCCGGCATCGAGCTTCGGGGGACCGAGGTCAAGTCGATCCGCGCCGGGCAGGTGGACATCCAGGACGCCTATGCGCGCATCGAGAACGGGCAGGTGTGGCTCCACAACATGCACGTGCGCCCGTACGAACACGGAAGTCACTGGAACGAGGAGCCCCGACGGCCGCGCCGCCTGCTGCTGCATCGCCGCGAGATCGGGCAGCTTCGCGTGCGCGTGGAGCATAAAGGGCTCTCGCTCGTTCCGCTCTCGCTCTTCTTTCAGCGCGGCTACGCCAAACTGGAGATCGGTCTCGGCCGCGGCAAGCGCCTGTACGACCGCCGCGAGGCCATCGCCAGGCGCGACGAGGAGCGCCAGAGGCAGCGCGATCTGGCGGCGCGCGAGTAA
- a CDS encoding DUF1559 domain-containing protein: MNRRGFTLIELLVVIAIIAILAAILFPVFAQAREKARQASCLSNSKQVSLAVAMYTQDYDEILPFAQPGGWQWTQTWLVNVQPYIKSFQVYRCPSDGNARFYWNTPGDSGPAYSYPGNGVVCWDWRGGGWKIIGVLSARQSWWLDYASDITLASVTTPAETILTGERHKVRPFQDRDMTGAWDLNDIIFYGWWGDLPGQGLGKLWGPPTDDPSSVTTQHTGQGTFSFVDGHVKSMNPLRTINGSAYSNGNCDSGFYYMWDRTK; encoded by the coding sequence GTGAACCGTCGTGGATTCACGCTGATCGAACTGCTCGTCGTTATCGCCATCATCGCGATTCTGGCCGCGATCCTCTTCCCGGTGTTCGCGCAGGCGAGGGAGAAGGCGCGCCAGGCGAGCTGCCTGAGCAACTCCAAGCAGGTGTCGCTGGCCGTGGCGATGTACACGCAGGATTACGACGAGATCCTGCCGTTCGCCCAGCCCGGCGGATGGCAGTGGACCCAGACGTGGCTCGTCAACGTGCAGCCCTACATCAAGTCGTTCCAGGTCTACCGCTGTCCGAGCGACGGCAACGCCCGCTTCTACTGGAACACCCCCGGCGACTCCGGGCCAGCCTACTCCTACCCCGGTAACGGCGTCGTCTGCTGGGACTGGCGGGGTGGTGGCTGGAAGATCATCGGCGTGCTCAGCGCGCGCCAGAGTTGGTGGCTCGACTACGCGAGCGACATCACCCTCGCCTCCGTCACCACTCCCGCCGAGACCATCCTGACCGGCGAGCGCCACAAGGTGCGGCCGTTCCAGGACCGCGACATGACCGGCGCATGGGACCTCAACGACATCATCTTCTACGGATGGTGGGGCGACCTGCCGGGCCAGGGCCTGGGCAAGCTGTGGGGACCGCCGACGGACGACCCCAGCAGCGTGACGACGCAGCACACCGGTCAGGGCACCTTCTCGTTCGTGGACGGCCACGTGAAGAGCATGAACCCGCTGCGCACCATCAACGGCAGCGCGTACAGCAACGGCAACTGCGACTCCGGGTTCTACTACATGTGGGACCGCACCAAGTAG
- the mfd gene encoding transcription-repair coupling factor, translating to MTLNDLVQRVDRLPGFDALLSVLATPGGQAQVDGLAGPAKGLLAARVLERRGGAALVVTYQAEQAQRIWDDLRRFGVQEDRLHLLPASQGRRASGEPADFRALGDRIGALAALASEAACVVIGTADAVLQRTGPPDDLVGPAFTLRVGDSVDLRALLRRLAGMGYESETTVTRPGQFSRRGGILDLFPITADGPVRAELYGDEIESLRAFDVATQRSIAPRAEAVIYPAREFAITPERLAAAAPRIREALAWHARALEGEGLRVAADALGDRVETDLARMDAGGWFDGAEEYLGYLVPQPWCALDFAAARPGERALAVLDEPAQAAAHWERARQERADYREGRRARGELLEGPADSGECASGLGRLVGEMPLLVLSTLERSYEGLAPAVHLAVHAPPMESYRARLPFLAEEIAAWRARGAQCVLVSDQPQRVREICAELGIALSPAVPAEPAEDARADGAPVLVLEGRLRQGFKFADIGLYVATDAELFGATRPVTTRRRATGGIPISSLLDLRENDYVVHVHHGIGVYRGLVKRKVDGADRDYLFVQYAGADRLYVPADQIDRVQRYIGAEGSPPSVNRIGGNEWQRTTRRVKEQARDMARELVELYAAREAARRPAFGGDTPWQAEMEDAFPYEETPSQLRAIVEVKGDLNEERPMDRLVCGDVGFGKTEVAIRAAFKVVEAGKQVAVLCPTTVLAAQHHTTFAERLAAYPITVELLSRFRTRQEQRRTLDSLEAGAVDIVIGTHRLLSKDVKFRGLGLVIVDEEQRFGVAQKERLKQLRKTVDVMTLTATPIPRTLSMALSGLRDMSVIEDPPSGRVPIVTYVREYDDDVVRDAILRELERDGQVYYVHNRVESIEFVARKVQRLVPDARMRIGHGQMSEDELEQIMYDFYHRAYDVLVCTTIIENGLDIPNVNTIIVDDADRMGLAQLYQLRGRVGRSDRQAYAYLVYRRHKQLTEVAEQRLFAIREFTALGSGFQIAMRDLEIRGAGNLLGAEQSGAMSAVGFDMYCQLLAQAVAEVKGEDVAEAGLPPVDLPVTAHIPNEYIPNEAERIFFYKRMSGVGSAEDVVALQEELVDRYGDPPPPVWNALAVLRLRLRAREAGISAVRSERRDIILRFAPTVKLTAQAVRVLTHLYRDHRFTADSVVLGLPSSRVLEAVEEMLDVLERALAEGHALVGR from the coding sequence ATGACACTTAACGATCTGGTGCAGCGCGTTGACCGGCTTCCCGGCTTCGATGCGCTGCTTTCGGTGTTGGCGACTCCCGGCGGCCAGGCGCAGGTCGACGGCCTCGCGGGGCCCGCCAAGGGGCTGCTCGCCGCGCGCGTGCTGGAGCGTCGGGGTGGCGCCGCGCTCGTCGTCACCTATCAGGCGGAGCAGGCACAGCGCATCTGGGACGACCTGCGCCGCTTCGGAGTCCAGGAGGATCGGCTGCACCTGCTCCCGGCCTCCCAGGGCCGCCGCGCGTCCGGGGAGCCGGCCGACTTCCGCGCCCTCGGCGACCGGATCGGTGCGCTGGCGGCTCTGGCGTCGGAAGCCGCGTGCGTGGTGATCGGCACCGCGGACGCCGTCCTCCAGCGCACCGGCCCGCCGGACGACCTGGTCGGGCCGGCCTTCACGCTCCGGGTGGGCGACAGCGTGGACCTGCGGGCGCTTCTGCGTCGGCTGGCGGGGATGGGCTACGAGTCGGAGACGACCGTCACGCGCCCTGGCCAGTTCTCGCGGCGTGGCGGCATCCTGGACCTCTTCCCCATCACCGCCGATGGGCCCGTGCGGGCCGAGTTGTACGGCGACGAGATCGAGAGTCTGCGGGCCTTCGACGTCGCTACCCAGCGTTCCATTGCGCCCCGCGCCGAGGCCGTGATCTACCCGGCGCGCGAGTTCGCGATCACCCCCGAGCGTCTGGCAGCGGCTGCGCCGCGCATCCGCGAGGCTCTGGCCTGGCACGCGCGCGCCCTCGAGGGCGAGGGGCTGCGTGTGGCTGCCGACGCGCTCGGCGACCGCGTGGAGACGGACCTGGCGCGAATGGATGCTGGCGGCTGGTTCGACGGCGCGGAGGAGTACCTCGGCTATCTGGTCCCGCAGCCCTGGTGCGCGCTGGACTTCGCGGCCGCGCGACCTGGCGAGCGTGCCCTGGCCGTGCTTGACGAGCCCGCGCAGGCGGCGGCGCACTGGGAGCGCGCGCGGCAGGAGCGGGCCGACTACCGCGAGGGGCGCCGCGCGCGGGGCGAGCTTCTGGAGGGCCCCGCCGATTCCGGCGAGTGTGCGAGCGGCCTCGGCCGGCTGGTCGGCGAGATGCCGCTGCTCGTGCTGAGCACGCTGGAGCGCAGCTACGAGGGGCTGGCGCCGGCCGTGCATCTGGCCGTCCACGCGCCGCCGATGGAATCCTATCGCGCCCGACTGCCCTTCCTGGCCGAGGAGATCGCCGCCTGGCGCGCGCGCGGGGCTCAGTGCGTGCTCGTCAGCGACCAGCCGCAGCGGGTGCGCGAGATCTGCGCCGAGTTGGGCATTGCGCTCTCGCCTGCGGTCCCGGCCGAGCCCGCCGAGGACGCGCGGGCGGACGGAGCGCCGGTCCTCGTTTTGGAGGGGAGGCTTCGCCAGGGCTTCAAGTTCGCCGACATCGGCCTCTACGTGGCGACGGACGCGGAGTTGTTCGGCGCGACCCGGCCGGTGACGACCCGCCGGCGCGCGACTGGCGGCATCCCGATCTCCTCGCTCCTAGACCTGCGCGAGAACGACTACGTGGTACACGTACACCACGGCATAGGCGTCTACCGCGGCCTGGTAAAGCGCAAGGTGGATGGCGCCGATCGCGACTATCTCTTCGTGCAGTACGCTGGCGCGGACCGCCTCTACGTTCCCGCCGACCAGATCGACCGGGTCCAGCGCTACATCGGCGCCGAGGGCTCGCCGCCCTCGGTGAACCGCATCGGTGGCAACGAGTGGCAGCGCACTACCCGCCGGGTGAAGGAGCAGGCGCGGGACATGGCGCGCGAGCTCGTGGAGCTCTACGCGGCGCGCGAGGCGGCGCGGCGGCCGGCTTTCGGAGGCGACACGCCCTGGCAGGCCGAGATGGAGGACGCGTTCCCGTATGAGGAGACGCCGAGCCAGCTTCGCGCCATCGTCGAGGTGAAGGGTGACCTGAACGAGGAGCGCCCGATGGACCGGCTCGTCTGTGGCGACGTGGGCTTCGGCAAGACGGAGGTCGCCATTCGAGCGGCGTTCAAGGTGGTGGAGGCCGGCAAGCAGGTGGCCGTGCTCTGCCCGACGACCGTGCTGGCAGCGCAGCACCACACAACCTTCGCCGAGCGCCTTGCAGCCTACCCGATCACCGTGGAGCTACTCAGCCGCTTCCGCACGCGGCAGGAGCAGCGCAGGACGCTCGACAGCCTGGAAGCGGGCGCGGTCGACATCGTGATCGGCACCCACCGGCTTCTGTCGAAGGACGTGAAGTTCCGCGGCCTCGGACTGGTGATCGTGGACGAGGAGCAGCGCTTCGGGGTCGCGCAGAAGGAGCGCCTGAAGCAACTGCGCAAAACCGTCGACGTGATGACGCTCACCGCGACGCCCATCCCGCGTACGCTCTCGATGGCGCTCTCGGGCCTTCGCGATATGAGCGTGATCGAGGACCCGCCGAGCGGGCGCGTGCCCATCGTCACCTACGTGCGCGAGTACGACGACGACGTCGTGCGCGACGCCATCCTGCGTGAGCTGGAGCGCGACGGCCAGGTTTACTACGTTCACAATCGGGTCGAATCCATCGAGTTCGTGGCGCGGAAGGTGCAACGCCTGGTGCCGGACGCGCGCATGCGCATCGGGCACGGCCAGATGTCCGAGGACGAGCTTGAGCAGATCATGTACGACTTCTACCACAGGGCGTACGACGTGCTGGTCTGCACGACGATCATCGAGAACGGCCTGGACATTCCAAACGTGAACACGATCATCGTTGACGACGCCGATCGGATGGGCCTGGCGCAGCTCTATCAGCTACGCGGGCGCGTGGGCCGCTCGGACCGGCAGGCCTACGCCTATCTGGTCTACCGGCGCCACAAGCAGCTCACGGAGGTGGCGGAGCAGCGCCTGTTCGCCATACGCGAGTTCACGGCCCTCGGCTCGGGCTTCCAGATCGCCATGCGCGACCTGGAGATCCGCGGCGCGGGCAACCTGCTCGGCGCGGAGCAGTCCGGCGCGATGAGCGCCGTCGGCTTCGACATGTACTGTCAGCTTCTCGCACAGGCCGTTGCCGAGGTGAAGGGCGAGGACGTGGCCGAGGCGGGCCTTCCGCCGGTCGACCTGCCGGTGACGGCCCACATCCCCAACGAGTACATTCCCAACGAGGCGGAGCGCATCTTCTTCTACAAGCGCATGTCCGGGGTGGGGTCGGCGGAGGACGTGGTGGCGCTTCAGGAGGAGTTGGTCGACCGCTACGGCGATCCGCCCCCGCCGGTCTGGAATGCGCTCGCCGTGCTGCGTTTGCGGCTGCGCGCGCGCGAGGCGGGCATCTCGGCGGTGCGCTCCGAGCGTCGGGACATCATACTGAGGTTCGCCCCCACGGTGAAGCTGACTGCCCAGGCGGTGCGCGTGCTGACGCATCTGTACCGCGACCACCGGTTCACCGCCGACTCGGTCGTGCTCGGCCTACCCTCGTCTCGCGTGCTGGAGGCGGTGGAGGAGATGCTCGACGTACTGGAGCGGGCCCTCGCCGAGGGGCATGCCCTGGTGGGTCGTTGA
- a CDS encoding pyruvate dehydrogenase (acetyl-transferring) E1 component subunit alpha, whose amino-acid sequence MSRATTEEAGVGDLARAEVLELYKLMLFTRRFEESLYRKYREGKIGGYLHRYDGQEALVAGVIPQLRQGDYVLCTYRDHAHALALGTDPRHVMAELMGRATGCAGGKGGSMHLIDPERGFLGGDGIVGGPVPISVGVGYSVKYRGGDQVCVCYFGDGAMNQGGVHEALNLAGLLKVPVLYILENNGYAMGTAVSRSTGQTDLVLKAKAHGVAGETADGMDVLTVHEVAGKALGRIRETGEPYFLELICYRYVGHGVADNPQQQRFYRTEEEIEKWKRRDPIVSLRGRLQDRGLLSTEDDAAIASAIERRIQEAIEFAENSPEPPLDSLYENVFA is encoded by the coding sequence ATGTCTAGAGCCACGACCGAGGAAGCTGGGGTCGGTGATCTCGCGCGCGCAGAGGTCCTCGAGCTCTACAAACTGATGCTGTTCACCCGCCGTTTCGAGGAGTCCCTGTACCGCAAATACCGCGAGGGGAAGATCGGGGGCTACCTGCACCGCTATGACGGTCAGGAGGCGCTCGTGGCGGGCGTCATCCCGCAGCTTCGCCAGGGCGACTACGTGCTCTGCACCTACCGCGACCATGCCCACGCGCTGGCGCTCGGAACCGACCCGCGGCACGTGATGGCCGAGCTGATGGGCCGCGCGACGGGCTGCGCCGGGGGCAAGGGCGGATCGATGCACCTGATCGATCCGGAGCGCGGGTTCCTCGGCGGCGACGGCATCGTCGGCGGCCCGGTGCCGATCTCGGTCGGGGTTGGTTACTCCGTGAAGTACCGGGGCGGAGACCAGGTGTGCGTGTGCTACTTCGGCGATGGCGCGATGAACCAGGGCGGCGTCCACGAGGCGCTGAACCTGGCCGGCCTGCTCAAGGTTCCCGTGCTCTACATACTGGAGAACAACGGCTACGCGATGGGCACGGCAGTGAGCCGATCCACCGGCCAGACCGACCTGGTCCTGAAGGCGAAGGCGCACGGCGTGGCCGGAGAGACGGCCGACGGCATGGACGTCCTCACGGTGCACGAGGTCGCCGGCAAGGCGCTCGGGCGGATCCGAGAGACGGGCGAGCCCTACTTCCTCGAGCTCATCTGCTACCGCTACGTGGGCCACGGCGTCGCCGACAACCCGCAGCAGCAGCGCTTCTATCGCACCGAGGAGGAGATCGAGAAATGGAAGCGGCGCGACCCGATCGTCTCGCTCCGCGGCCGGCTTCAGGACCGCGGGCTCCTCTCGACGGAGGACGACGCCGCGATCGCCTCGGCGATAGAGCGCCGCATTCAGGAGGCGATTGAGTTCGCCGAGAACAGCCCCGAGCCGCCGCTCGACAGCCTGTACGAGAACGTGTTCGCCTGA
- a CDS encoding LacI family DNA-binding transcriptional regulator gives MSRTAPTIKDVARRAGVSVGTASHVLHGKSGLHAAETVGRVWDAARALSYRPNTVARSLVRRRTNTFSVVVDSFHGRVTQNPYVSGVLDGILERAIQNDYQVKLVSLNGERADRAIAQVDDSSADGVVLVAPLSGSPLLEWAVATTVPVVVVGSVPPDVDLPRVDVDDAAAIEEAVLWLAREGHRRIGIITGPEYQWSARRRETAYRCALERAGIAYRPEWRFQGDYTPSSGAAGARVLARLEPTVTVVVCGNDGVALEAMRAFEEIGVRVPDEVSVLGFDDIEAGRWARPGLTTLHQPLHRMGLHAADMLLDAVRGGERRRDVALFAATLVRRQSVATLAVDCAAAAPRVPGRGASGWEGSHAGAISGSQAAGALEARRATGSAMGEEGT, from the coding sequence TTGAGCCGCACCGCACCCACTATCAAGGATGTCGCGCGCCGCGCCGGCGTGTCGGTCGGCACGGCATCGCACGTGCTGCACGGCAAGAGCGGTCTCCATGCCGCCGAGACCGTCGGCCGCGTATGGGATGCGGCGCGCGCGCTGAGCTATCGGCCGAACACGGTGGCGCGCAGTCTGGTCCGCCGTCGCACCAACACGTTCAGCGTGGTCGTGGACAGCTTCCACGGGCGGGTCACGCAGAACCCGTATGTGAGCGGTGTGCTGGACGGCATTCTGGAGCGCGCGATCCAGAACGATTACCAGGTGAAGCTCGTCTCGCTGAATGGAGAGAGGGCGGACCGCGCTATCGCGCAGGTGGACGACTCCTCGGCGGACGGCGTCGTGCTCGTCGCGCCGCTCAGCGGGAGCCCGCTGCTGGAATGGGCGGTCGCCACCACCGTGCCGGTAGTGGTCGTCGGCAGCGTTCCACCGGATGTCGACCTGCCGCGCGTCGATGTCGACGACGCTGCCGCCATTGAGGAGGCGGTTCTCTGGCTGGCGCGCGAGGGGCACCGGCGCATCGGCATCATCACGGGTCCGGAGTACCAGTGGAGCGCCCGGCGCCGCGAGACGGCCTACCGGTGCGCGCTGGAGCGCGCAGGCATCGCCTACCGCCCGGAATGGCGCTTCCAGGGCGACTATACGCCGTCGTCCGGCGCTGCCGGTGCGCGAGTTCTCGCCCGCCTTGAGCCCACGGTAACCGTGGTGGTGTGCGGCAACGACGGCGTGGCGCTCGAAGCCATGCGCGCCTTCGAGGAGATCGGGGTTCGCGTTCCGGACGAGGTGTCTGTCCTCGGCTTCGACGACATCGAGGCGGGGCGCTGGGCCAGGCCGGGGCTGACCACGCTCCACCAACCGCTACACAGGATGGGACTGCACGCCGCGGACATGCTGTTGGACGCCGTCCGTGGCGGCGAGAGACGCCGCGACGTCGCGCTGTTCGCGGCGACGCTCGTGCGGCGGCAGAGCGTGGCGACACTGGCGGTCGACTGCGCCGCGGCGGCTCCGCGGGTACCCGGCCGGGGCGCCAGTGGGTGGGAGGGATCCCATGCCGGGGCAATATCGGGTTCACAGGCTGCCGGCGCCTTGGAGGCTCGCCGCGCCACCGGCAGCGCGATGGGTGAGGAGGGCACGTAG
- a CDS encoding pyruvate dehydrogenase complex E1 component subunit beta, producing the protein MATMRYAEALRLAMTEEMERDPNVFVCGEEVGQYEGTFRVTEGLLRRFGARRVVDTPISEIAIAGLATGAAMAGLRPIAEFMTWSFALSAMDQIINHAAKITYMSGGRLNCPVVFRGPAGTGNQLSAQHSQSLEAWYAHVPGLKVVMPATPADAKGLLKTAIRDDSPVIFMEHAGLYAQRGEVPEDPDWTVPFGKAEVRRAGEHVTLVAYSHIVGSCLKAAEALEGEGISCEVVDLRTLVPLDMEAVLTSVARTHRAVVAQEEWGNVGVAAEVAARIYEQAFDELDAPVQRVAGADVPMPYARNLERAAIPSEQDVIAAVRRAVA; encoded by the coding sequence ATGGCCACGATGCGATATGCCGAGGCGCTCCGCCTGGCGATGACCGAGGAGATGGAGCGCGACCCGAACGTGTTCGTCTGCGGCGAGGAGGTCGGGCAGTATGAGGGGACCTTTCGCGTCACCGAGGGGCTGCTCCGGCGCTTCGGCGCGCGGCGCGTGGTGGACACCCCCATCAGCGAGATCGCGATCGCTGGCCTCGCGACCGGCGCCGCGATGGCCGGGCTGCGCCCCATCGCGGAGTTCATGACCTGGTCGTTCGCGCTCTCCGCGATGGACCAGATCATCAACCATGCCGCCAAGATAACGTACATGTCTGGCGGCCGCCTCAACTGCCCCGTAGTCTTCCGCGGTCCAGCCGGCACGGGCAACCAGCTATCGGCGCAGCACTCGCAGAGCCTGGAGGCCTGGTATGCGCACGTGCCGGGGCTGAAGGTCGTCATGCCGGCCACGCCGGCCGACGCCAAAGGGCTGCTGAAGACCGCCATTCGCGACGACAGTCCCGTCATCTTCATGGAGCACGCGGGGCTCTACGCGCAGCGCGGCGAGGTGCCAGAGGACCCGGACTGGACCGTGCCCTTTGGCAAGGCCGAGGTGCGCCGGGCCGGGGAGCACGTGACGCTGGTCGCCTACTCGCACATCGTCGGTTCGTGCCTGAAGGCCGCCGAGGCGCTGGAGGGGGAGGGCATCTCGTGCGAGGTGGTGGACCTGCGTACGCTGGTGCCGCTGGATATGGAGGCGGTGCTGACCTCCGTGGCGCGCACCCACCGGGCCGTCGTGGCCCAGGAGGAGTGGGGCAACGTGGGCGTGGCGGCCGAGGTGGCCGCGCGCATCTATGAGCAGGCGTTCGATGAGCTCGACGCGCCCGTGCAGCGGGTTGCCGGGGCGGACGTGCCCATGCCGTACGCCCGCAACCTGGAGCGCGCCGCCATCCCGAGCGAGCAGGACGTGATCGCGGCCGTGCGGCGCGCGGTGGCTTGA
- a CDS encoding 2-oxo acid dehydrogenase subunit E2: MAEVRMPKMGDGMVEGTILRWIKQEGDSVALDEPIAEIETDKANAEIPAEEAGVLSGIVVKEGETVPVGATIAHIGDVAQSPAGAARAATPAPAPGPPPDALRVPSLPEVPAPAAAAPAPSSPSPRGRVRASPLARTMAARMGLDIHGIPGTGGGVGRVVARDVVAARERSASVPPAVAPTPAPVAPSLDGQDAELSRMRRAIARRTVQSKQTVPHFYLTMPVEMDRAMTLLDEVNAASPEGKVTVNDLVVKACAAALARFPNVNASFTPDEKLRRFASVNIGIAVGTDDGLRIPVLTGCETRSLRAISAETKDLVARARAGTLTPQEMSGGTFSVSNLGMFGVEEFGAIINAPESAILAVGAVAPEACVDPDGGFVARRRMRVTLSCDHRAVDGLLGAKFLQEIRRVLENPISLLS; this comes from the coding sequence ATGGCCGAGGTCCGCATGCCCAAGATGGGCGATGGAATGGTGGAGGGCACCATCCTGCGCTGGATCAAGCAGGAGGGCGACTCGGTAGCGCTCGACGAGCCGATCGCGGAGATCGAGACCGATAAGGCCAACGCCGAGATCCCCGCCGAGGAGGCCGGTGTCCTATCGGGCATCGTGGTCAAGGAGGGCGAGACGGTGCCGGTGGGCGCGACGATCGCGCACATCGGCGACGTGGCGCAGTCCCCGGCCGGCGCGGCGCGCGCCGCCACGCCGGCCCCCGCTCCGGGCCCGCCTCCAGACGCGCTGAGGGTCCCTTCGCTCCCCGAGGTTCCCGCTCCGGCCGCGGCGGCGCCGGCGCCATCCTCGCCGTCCCCGCGCGGCCGCGTGAGGGCCTCGCCGCTGGCTCGCACCATGGCCGCCCGCATGGGCCTGGACATTCACGGGATCCCCGGCACCGGAGGAGGGGTGGGGCGCGTGGTGGCTCGCGACGTGGTGGCTGCTCGGGAGCGCTCCGCTTCTGTGCCGCCGGCAGTCGCCCCCACGCCCGCGCCCGTCGCCCCGTCGCTCGACGGGCAAGACGCCGAGCTCAGCCGCATGCGGCGAGCCATCGCACGGCGTACGGTGCAGAGCAAACAGACCGTCCCGCACTTCTACCTCACCATGCCCGTTGAGATGGACCGGGCCATGACCCTGCTGGATGAGGTGAACGCGGCAAGCCCCGAGGGCAAGGTCACAGTGAACGACCTGGTGGTGAAGGCGTGCGCGGCCGCCCTGGCGCGCTTCCCCAACGTCAACGCCTCCTTCACGCCAGACGAGAAGCTGCGGCGCTTTGCGTCCGTGAACATCGGGATCGCGGTCGGCACGGACGACGGCCTGCGTATTCCGGTGCTGACGGGCTGCGAGACCAGGTCGCTGCGGGCGATCTCGGCGGAGACGAAGGACCTGGTCGCGAGGGCGCGGGCAGGGACGCTCACGCCGCAGGAGATGTCCGGCGGCACCTTCAGCGTGTCGAACCTGGGCATGTTCGGCGTGGAGGAGTTCGGCGCGATCATCAACGCGCCGGAGTCGGCGATTCTTGCGGTGGGAGCGGTCGCGCCGGAGGCATGCGTGGACCCGGACGGCGGCTTCGTCGCGCGCCGGCGGATGCGCGTCACGCTGAGCTGTGATCACCGGGCGGTCGACGGGTTGCTCGGCGCGAAGTTCCTGCAGGAGATTCGGCGTGTGCTGGAGAATCCCATTAGCTTGCTCTCCTGA